A genome region from Pyrenophora tritici-repentis strain M4 chromosome 9, whole genome shotgun sequence includes the following:
- a CDS encoding DHquinase-I multi-domain protein: MAAALGTKRSFASLGDDDRDGNNLFRQDNLGPQDITTFRTRESHQRRMPEGGTSSTTSSVRSTPRATPSPGHPESFGRRAFKTDASIVLLGMPGTGKSTLAVIASMACRRRIIDMDNMFLETTGFSTAKYRKQFGPANYNLRQEELLRTVLREDDRGSIIVCNGVSLERKSQALLQDFGRTHPVILVQRDLSSIHNYLGGPDLQRLKDMLSLTAPVLRACSNYEFYNISEIKTASTDALPDHPVAPAFLTLKRAQRTFLKFLSLITTPEHANSPGRMVIPPLEPGYPLADVAIERRKYTCAVQVSTEDILTEDANIQSLEVGSDAFEIVLDLSQKSQTADLMNDVSACMSKVRRSTVVPIIYHVLPTSSADGSRTLYLQHVYHGLRLAPEYATIDLSLDPRALADVIATRGTTRIIGHLHTDKAWDDHFWVTQYEMAVRLGCSVVRFTRPATSVDDDISVRSFSSRMAAHDSGVPIVCYNTGRAGRRSVCFNQHLTPVVAVSTRDSANVTTSVAQHPRDSWLTAKEVTKALYTSFTLDPMKMYIIGIRIGYSVSPAMHNLAYEACGMPHEFIRIESPSLSSLKELVRKPNFGGSIVIQPFKMEVIALVDSLSQHARAIGAVNTVIPVRRRNQDGNLPSDLGIFQERNQSGPIQALYGDNTEWIGLRSCVRRGLSPANAVRPTSCGLVIGAGGMARAAVYALLQLGVMNIAIFNRTYEKAESLVAHFSRLAQSSVGTSSPNTPKGQPSFVILKSREDPWPEHLRQPTIIISCIPADPIDDRPAAHFTLPAQWMESATGGVVMETAYKTLNTPLMQQMVNEPKKLWTYMDGLDFIPEQAFAQFELFTGKRAPRRVMREEALRAWRDEQGNSNMEMVRRRLKAIDDQEP; the protein is encoded by the exons ATGGCCGCAGCATTAGGTACAAAACGCAGTTTTGCGTCGTTGGGCGACGATGATCGAGATGGCAACAATCTCTTTCGCCAGGACAACTTGGGACCGCAAGACATCACTACATTTAGAACTAGAGAATCTCACCAAAGGCGTATGCCTGAAGGTGGCACAT CGTCCACAACTTCTAGTGTCCGTTCCACCCCTCGCGCGACCCCCAGTCCTGGTCATCCAGAGAGCTTTGGCCGCCGAGCGTTCAAGACGGATGCATCTATAGTACTTCTGGGTATGCCTGGGACAGGTAAATCTACCCTGGCAGTCATTGCCTCAATGGCATGCAGACGGCGCATTATCGACATGGACAATATGTTCCTAGAGACCACAGGTTTCTCTACCGCCAAATACCGGAAACAATTCGGCCCTGCCAACTACAACTTGAGGCAGGAGGAGCTTTTGCGTACTGTTCTCCGTGAAGACGACCGTGGTTCGATCATTGTCTGCAATGGCGTTTCTCTGGAGAGAAAAAGTCAAGCTCTGTTGCAAGACTTTGGTAGAACACACCCGGTGATCCTTGTGCAGCGCGACCTTTCCAGTATACACAACTACTTGGGAGGGCCCGACTTACAGAGGCTCAAGGATATGCTATCTTTGACCGCGCCTGTCCTTCGAGCTTGTTCCAACTACGAGTTCTACAATATCTCTGAGATTAAGACTGCCAGCACCGATGCGCTTCCTGATCATCCAGTCGCTCCAGCATTCCTTACACTGAAGAGAGCACAAAGAACATTTCTCAAATTTCTGTCATTAATCACCACTCCCGAACATGCGAACAGTCCGGGTAGGATGGTTATACCACCACTGGAGCCTGGATACCCACTCGCCGATGTAGCGATCGAGCGTCGGAAATACACATGTGCAGTCCAGGTGTCAACAGAAGACATATTGACCGAAGATGCCAATATCCAGAGTCTTGAAGTTGGATCAGATGCCTTTGAGATTGTTCTTGATCTGAGCCAGAAAAGCCAGACTGCCGATCTCATGAACGATGTGAGCGCTTGCATGTCAAAAGTACGGAGAAGCACAGTGGTTCCCATCATATACCATGTGCTTCCCACATCAAGTGCAGATGGCAGTCGGACGCTTTATCTGCAACACGTATATCATGGGTTGAGACTGGCACCCGAATACGCGACTATCGACTTGTCGCTAGATCCTCGCGCGCTCGCCGATGTGATTGCCACTCGAGGTACCACCAGGATCATTGGCCATTTGCATACCGACAAGGCTTGGGATGACCACTTTTGGGTCACACAATACGAAATGGCTGTACGTCTGGGATGCTCTGTCGTTCGCTTCACTCGGCCGGCAACTTCTGTCGACGATGATATCTCAGTTCGCAGCTTCAGCTCTCGGATGGCAGCGCATGATTCCGGAGTCCCCATCGTCTGTTACAATACGGGAAGAGCCGGTCGCCGTTCAGTGTGTTTCAATCAACACCTTACTCCTGTCGTTGCAGTCTCAACAAGAGACAGCGCCAACGTCACAACATCGGTCGCGCAACACCCTCGCGACTCCTGGCTCACGGCTAAGGAAGTGACAAAAGCCCTCTACACTTCGTTCACGCTCGATCCGATGAAAATGTACATTATCGGCATACGCATAGGATACAGTGTCTCGCCTGCAATGCATAACCTTGCGTACGAAGCATGTGGCATGCCTCACGAGTTCATCCGCATCGAGAGTCCTTCGTTGAGCAGCCTCAAAGAGCTCGTGCGTAAGCCGAACTTTGGCGGCTCTATCGTCATCCAGCCTTTCAAGATGGAAGTGATTGCGCTCGTGGACTCACTAAGCCAACACGCTCGAGCTATTGGAGCTGTCAACACTGTCATACCTGTGCGCAGACGAAATCAAGATGGTAATCTTCCAAGTGACCTAGGGATCTTCCAGGAGCGCAACCAGTCTGGACCGATTCAGGCGCTCTACGGAGATAATACGGAGTGGATTGGACTTCGATCATGTGTACGAAGAGGCCTATCCCCTGCCAATGCAGTACGACCCACGTCCTGTGGGCTTGTCATTGGGGCTGGTGGCATGGCAAGAGCAGCTGTTTATGCGCTGCTACAGCTGGGGGTCATGAACATTGCCATCTTTAACAGGACGTACGAGAAGGCGGAAAGTCTTGTCGCGCATTTCAGCAGGCTTGCCCAATCCTCGGTAGGCACTTCATCGCCAAATACACCGAAAGGGCAGCCGAGTTTTGTGATTCTCAAGTCGCGAGAAGACCCATGGCCTGAGCATCTCCGTCAGCCTACCATCATCATATCATGTATACCCGCCGATCCGATAGATGATAGACCAGCAGCACATTTCACCCTTCCTGCACAGTGGATGGAGAGTGCCACGGGTGGTGTTGTGATGGAGACTGCCTACAAAACACTCAATACACCGTTGATGCAGCAAATGGTGAATGAACCCAAGAAGCTGTGGACATATATGGACGGTCTAGACTTTATACCCGAGCAAGCTTTTGCTCAGTTTGAGCTGTTTACGGGCAAGCGCGCACCGCGAAGGGTGATGCGCGAAGAGGCGTTGCGAGCGTGGAGAGACGAGCAGGGCAACAGCAATATGGAGATGGTGAGGAGGAGGTTAAAGGCGATTGATGATCAGGAGCCATAA
- a CDS encoding SPS1, Serine-threonine protein kinase codes for MLQTRHKANIAKSHNETAINGANRSYGLDGARDDYRPLSRSPSPYRRKRTPSRSPSPYRRNRNADRSPSPYRRPRAEPAGSSSRGYKRKASPPRGHPDKRYHADRGRYGDSCRGAGPSGPPPGGFVKESNEVTDRSRAKPISYAEVENPNPVPDFRNAQPTENRRQNQRYGQQQQYEKNDKNQKSLRPFEKQQQKATPNGTKAPVPQPKASEDVEMKSVEDTIDYTLAPVEEKVPTEESREEKRRRWAAIRAAAEQKPKENLLQQAVLTNASEANTSNVASPAPFADSPISPFASPRNGDIDSVPASPDVMVIDKQGGYSAGTSPAAASPSAADYDPLQDMLDDRDRAAKKNQKPELSSAAYNETDPKALSTLPAEKVAPVKKQKKEFDMFASDDEEEEEDVEAETSVAAKGTVLDEKLLDNWDDPEGYYKLISNELVDCGRYRMIKGLGRGVFANVAQAEEINGDANPRIVAIKMIRRNDLMRRASQKEMDFLRKVNEADPQDKRHIIRLLGSFDHKGHLCIVFEHMSKNLRDLLKEETNGHGLTLSAVRIYARQMFLGLQHLQDCQVIHLDLKPDNVLVSADKKTIKLADFGTAVDKRDIIERTEYLVSRFYRAPEIILGMEVGYPVDMWAVGCTVYELWTGKILFTGRSNNQMIKSFMDCLGWPSEKLLKKGLVNNILDNFELGPPLKFISREIDQFNKLSVRKIEQQKKINRDMKTRVHEAARNISNGGPTVGELNDLADLLSASLHMNVEKRISPKEALAHKFFAAKSTAPKASTFKSAIVKPPMMKRGTPAGTSGPFRR; via the exons ATGCTGCAAACCCGACATAAGGCAAACATCGCCAAATCGCACAACGAAACTGCCATTAACGGCGCAAACAGGTCCTATGGACTGGATGGTGCCCGTGATGACTACCGCCCATTGAGCCGCTCTCCTTCGCCATACCGCCGCAAGCGCACACCTTCAAGGTCTCCATCGCCATACCGCCGAAACCGCAACGCTGACCGTTCGCCTTCGCCCTACCGACGACCCCGAGCAGAGCCTGCTGGAAGTAGTTCAAGGGGCTATAAGCGCAAGGCGTCCCCGCCGCGCGGTCACCCCGACAAGCGCTATCATGCTGATCGTGGTAGATACGGTGATTCATGTAGGGGTGCTGGACCTTCGGGCCCGCCTCCAGGAGGTTTTGTAAAGGAGAGCAACGAGGTCACTGACCGATCACGTGCAAAGCCCATTTCGTACGCTGAGGTGGAGAACCCGAACCCGGTGCCTGACTTTAGGAACGCTCAGCCTACAGAAAACCGGCGCCAGAACCAGCGCTACGGTCAACAGCAGCAGTACGAGAAGAATGACAAGAATCAGAAGTCACTCCGGCCGTTTGAGAAGCAGCAGCAAAAGGCAACCCCCAATGGCACAAAAGCACCCGTACCACAGCCGAAAGCGAGCGAGGATGTTGAGAT GAAATCCGTCGAGGATACCATTGATTACACCCTAGCCCCTGTCGAAGAAAAGGTGCCTACCGAAGAATCGCGTGAGGAGAAGCGTCGTCGCTGGGCCGCTATACGTGCAGCTGCTGAACAGAAGCCCAAGGAGAACCTGCTCCAACAGGCTGTCCTCACTAATGCCTCAGAAGCGAACACCTCTAACGTTGCATCACCAGCACCTTTTGCAGACAGTCCCATCTCGCCATTCGCCTCGCCTCGCAATGGCGACATTGATTCCGTGCCCGCATCTCCAGATGTCATGGTCATTGACAAGCAAGGTGGATACAGTGCGGGCACCAGTCCTGCTGCAGCAAGCCCATCGGCGGCCGACTACGATCCATTGCAGGATATGCTAGACGACCGCGATCGCGCAGCCAAGAAGAATCAGAAGCCTGAGCTGTCATCAGCTGCGTACAACGAGACCGACCCGAAAGCACTCTCCACTCTACCGGCCGAGAAGGTGGCACCTGTCAAGAAGCAGAAAAAGGAGTTTGACATGTTCGCCTCAGAtgatgaggaagaggaggaagacgTCGAGGCTGAGACCAGTGTCGCCGCGAAAGGAACTGTGCTCGATGAGAAGCTGCTGGACAATTGGGACGACCCCGAGGGCTACTACAAGCTTATTAGCAATGAGCTGGTAGATTGTGGTCGGTACCGTATGATCAAAGGCCTTGGCCGTGGTGTCTTTGCCAACGTCGCACAAGCCGAAGAGATCAACGGGGATGCCAATCCGAGGATCGTTGCTATCAAGATGATTCGCCGTAACGACCTAATGAGGAGGGCTAGTCAAAAGGAAATGGACTTCTTGCGCAAGGTCAACGAGGCAGACCCGCAGGACAAGCGCCACATTATCCGTCTGTTAGGCTCATTCGACCACAAGGGCCATCTGTGTATTGTGTTCGAGCACATGTCAAAGAATTTGCGAGACCTGCTCAAAGAGGAAACTAATGGCCACGGTCTTACGCTTTCTGCCGTTCGCATCTATGCCCGCCAGATGTTTCTCGGTCTCCAGCATCTACAAGATTGCCAAGTCATTCATCTCGACTTGAAGCCTGACAACGTTCTAGTCTCGGCTGATAAGAAGACGATTAAGCTTGCTGATTTCGGTACCGCCGTCGACAAGCGAGATATCATTGAACGCACCGAGTATCTCGTCAGTCGCTTCTACCGCGCGCCTGAGATTATCCTTGGTATGGAAGTCGGCTACCCTGTTGACATGTGGGCTGTTGGCTGCACTGTCTACGAGCTTTGGACCGGCAAAATTCTCTTCACCGGTCGTTCCAACAACCAGATGATCAAGTCTTTCATGGACTGCTTGGGATGGCCCAGCGAGAAGTTGCTGAAGAAGGGTCTCGTCAACAACATTCTTGACAACTTCGAACTTGGTCCGCCACTCAAGTTCATCAGCCGTGAGATCGACCAGTTCAACAAGCTCTCTGTTCGTAAGATTGAACAGCAGAAGAAGATCAATCGCGACATGAAGACACGTGTTCATGAAGCTGCCCGAAACATCTCCAACGGAGGACCTACTGTCGGTGAATTGAACGATCTAGCCGATCTATTGAGTGCAAGCCTGCACATGAACGTCGAGAAGCGCATCTCACCCAAGGAAGCTCTCGCCCACAAGTTCTTTGCCGCCAAGAGCACTGCGCCAAAGGCCTCGACTTTCAAATCTGCCATCGTCAAGCCACCTATGATGAAGCGCGGTACGCCAGCCGGTACATCAGGTCCTTTTCGTCGGTAA
- a CDS encoding DUF1421 multi-domain protein encodes MWKRLQGHVREKERPSPVGHPVLVETTYDEDQLRRNRHVTDAQNGSNNDYAFPPLPSYQLSPQYTLNYLSAEAQSASIYSQPSPNPYSYDSPTAPSYSTYDDISPPSSPEPDREYSSSSNAPRRFRSMRDVSPMDENRKQLEREGHVVSHIPVLRRAPSVLRNGESAVPKQKFWDVKLAPNSKVKWDEYSGEPNMAGKAASVDPGSYAKGAPTQPMGYQVSVTAGVPEKGNTGFGARVGRFGSKRIPPPVEPFARATGRSEIAPPLKYQPASKPVQTSRKPVPLGQDRDNLNALVPTIEYPIKLGDTRLVTSETRDVEAHNEQPIKPTVPLKVGRNSPSRNDLGSPTSPTHQGLGISALAYSNPVIETNTAPQDHQPLHPAYRTATPPYTTAASKLRDENKYNNDPESRFSWTTYDSNQTYQQSPYQHTHSPPPSPPEPPKQSQLEPQRIQTPPSTTKPSSTRPLPPTTKDSILSRRPHPLLSYTNTNTGLSKALPQPPTHLSALDHIQLLESQQDDLRIRRNNVYRLLRDLNNAAPPNPLLTDFKKARVAEQRKKAFEAELDQIRQEEHDVGLKLHRAWKKREREDPHSAGSALWVRRVTA; translated from the exons ATGTGGAAACGATTACAGGGTCACGTCCGCGAGAAAGAGAGACCTTCGCCGGTAGGACACCCTGTGCTTGTTGAAACCACGTATGACGAGGATCAACTCAGGCGGAATCGACATGTGACGGACGCGCAAAATGGCAGTAACAACGACTATGCGTTCCCCCCGCTGCCGTCATA TCAACTGTCTCCTCAGTACACACTAAACTATCTGTCCGCCGAAGCGCAGTCTGCGTCGATTTACTCCCAACCCTCGCCTAATCCGTACTCATACGACAGCCCAACCGCCCCTTCTTATTCCACCTACGACGACATTTCACCCCCTAGCTCTCCAGAACCCGACCGAGAGTATTCCTCTTCTTCAAACGCACCCCGGCGGTTCCGCTCGATGCGCGACGTGTCGCCAATGGACGAAAACCGCAAGCAACTCGAAAGAGAAGGTCACGTAGTTAGCCACATTCCCGTTTTGCGCCGAGCGCCATCAGTCCTTCGAAATGGAGAATCAGCAGTGCCAAAGCAAAAGTTTTGGGATGTAAAGCTTGCACCGAACAGCAAGGTGAAATGGGACGAGTATTCAGGCGAGCCTAACATGGCAGGTAAAGCTGCATCAGTCGATCCAGGCTCTTACGCAAAGGGCGCGCCAACTCAGCCGATGGGTTATCAAGTTTCAGTAACGGCAGGCGTGCCAGAAAAGGGAAACACTGGTTTTGGAGCCCGCGTAGGCCGCTTCGGGTCCAAACGTATACCACCGCCCGTCGAGCCGTTTGCACGCGCAACAGGACGATCTGAAATCGCGCCTCCCCTAAAATACCAACCCGCGAGCAAACCAGTACAAACGTCACGCAAACCAGTTCCACTAGGCCAAGACCGCGACAACTTAAACGCGCTTGTACCTACGATTGAATATCCCATCAAACTTGGTGACACTCGACTCGTCACGTCCGAAACGCGGGACGTGGAGGCGCATAACGAGCAACCCATCAAACCCACGGTTCCGCTTAAAGTCGGAAGGAACTCGCCTTCACGAAATGATCTCGGCTCGCCCACATCTCCTACACATCAAGGCCTTGGAATCTCTGCGCTTGCATACTCAAACCCGGTTATCGAGACAAACACGGCGCCACAGGACCACCAACCCTTGCACCCTGCCTACCGGACCGCAACACCGCCCTACACAACCGCAGCATCCAAGTTGCGCGACGAAAACAAGTACAACAACGACCCTGAAAGCCGATTCTCGTGGACCACCTACGACAGCAACCAAACATACCAGCAATCGCCATACCAACACACGCACTCGCCCCCACCCTCACCCCCCGAACCACCCAAACAATCCCAACTAGAACCCCAACGCATCCAAACCCCTCCTTCAACAACAAAACCCTCATCAACCCGACCACTACCACCAACAACAAAAGACTCGATCCTCTCCCGCCGCC CCCACCCCCTCCTCTCGTACACCAACACAAACACCGGTCTCTCAAAAGCCCTTCCACAACCCCCCACCCACCTCTCTGCCCTCGACCACATCCAACTCCTCGAATCTCAACAAGACGACCTGCGCATCCGCCGGAACAATGTGTACCGCTTACTCCGCGATCTGAACAATGCCGCGCCCCCGAACCCGCTGCTGACGGATTTCAAAAAGGCGAGGGTGGCTGAGCAGAGGAAGAAGGCGTTTGAGGCCGAGCTTGATCAGATTAGGCAGGAGGAACATGATGTTGGGCTCAAGTTGCATCGGGCGTGGAAGAAGCGGGAGAGGGAGGATCCGCATTCGGCGGGGAGTGCGCTGTGGGTGAGGAGGGTGACTGCTTGA
- a CDS encoding Tymo-45kd-70kd multi-domain protein, whose protein sequence is MEERNHHQENMHDAESVVSGLSSLENDADEFERLMIQNERDERRLSQALGSRPQAFRKARTHPRVGLTLENLERNNAAASGMSAQPKFDSPPSSGSARSGPAIHAPATWGRKGRTSASWMRTITYEEEQQQADDAMNNNSPLSHKTSIHGTPRIDQSQEWDLTFELNEASMIASTPYIPRSTKLDDIRQREIEAQKEQAITAAQPERVREPSPIQTTRRPPSMRTLDSVADSTATADTTAQAQSSSKTRRARTKSWQLMGKSQPVTGMGSEDPPVAMYKSAENIAAVDREVIATAKNGPAKRMPYRREDSQDLLRRLARVSNTPSPQRVEPSRPSTSVNSSQTLPPDAERAQSEDKETPSEAPVPAAESEPEPAGSKAESLPEQEPEESLPDNDAEYVHVDATPLPKERPVLNAKTPVVTGAWVDTPGPRTTSRPVTSEGASSRSLSPRKSSPKGSLRSKASSERPASIPEAPEEAPPNPPTGVIRPKVSTSALQAVVDSAKSQGRRESADYGDSTINSLEELITPLPNSPPPEEDTLQGLPLPTSTPRNEAERQRQQEALHLHRMADHLRATRTSLRDASRGMKRVEDQIVHVEEGENGERIAVISASCPCTSSFHHMQAFSMWQWWKSLFWEQELKTSRYTSHSGWRVCGGLTGLSIFLIALFMWWVGEEIACEIYCHPTYAYSTPYPFSVQPNAPKYPYVIPTLVYRSCIRDWWVPISSFFGWIATTIWGCIFGFQDAAQGVGVAYAGGGAAGYAARSSVGVGGGVRENRWVSEEAARLMEEKGWEASMFNDEVLARG, encoded by the exons ATGGAGGAAAGAAACCACCACCAGGAGAATATGCACGACGCAGAATCCGTCGTATCCGGCCTGAGCTCACTAGAAAACGACGCGGATGAGTTTGAGAGACTGATGATACAAAATGAACGCGACGAGCGGCGCTTGAGTCAGGCGCTGGGCAGCAGACCTCAGGCCTTTAGGAAGGCGCGGACACATCCACGCGTGGGGCTGACGCTTGAGAACTTGGAGAGGAATAATGCGGCTGCTAGCGGGATGAGCGCGCAACCCAAGTTTGATAGTCCGCCGAGCAGTGGAAGCGCGAGGAGCGGGCCGGCCATACATGCGCCGGCCACTTGGGGGAGGAAAGGAAGGACCAGCGCGAGTTGGATGCGCACAATCACGTACGAGGAGGAGCAGCAACAGGCCGACGACGCGATGAACAACAACAGCCCGCTATCGCATAAGACGTCGATACATGGCACACCGCGCATCGACCAGTCGCAAGAATGGGACCTTACCTTTGAGCTCAATGAAGCTTCTATGATCGCATCCACGCCGTACATACCCAGGAGCACCAAGCTAGACGACATACGGCAGAGGGAGATTGAGGCCCAGAAGGAACAAGCAATCACGGCAGCCCAACCAGAGCGGGTACGCGAGCCCTCGCCAATACAAACAACCCGACGACCTCCATCTATGCGGACTCTCGACAGCGTAGCGGATAGCACGGCTACGGCCGACACAACAGCCCAGGCACAATCGTCGTCCAAAACGAGGCGCGCACGGACGAAGTCATGGCAGTTGATGGGAAAGTCGCAGCCGGTCACGGGTATGGGCAGTGAGGATCCGCCCGTGGCCATGTACAAGAGCGCTGAAAACATAGCTGCCGTGGATCGCGAAGTGATTGCGACAGCCAAGAATGGTCCCGCGAAGCGCATGCCATATCGAAGAGAGGACTCGCAAGATCTACTGCGTCGGTTAGCGAGAGTCTCAAATACACCAAGCCCACAACGCGTAGAACCGTCACGACCATCAACATCGGTAAACAGCTCGCAGACACTGCCTCCAGACGCGGAGCGCGCACAATCAGAAGATAAAGAGACCCCAAGCGAAGCTCCTGTACCTGCAGCCGAGTCCGAGCCCGAGCCTGCAGGGTCCAAGGCGGAATCGCTACCAGAGCAGGAACCGGAAG AGTCGTTACCGGACAATGACGCGGAATATGTGCACGTAGACGCTACACCACTTCCCAAAGAGCGGCCTGTCTTGAATGCAAAGACGCCAGTGGTGACTGGTGCTTGGGTGGACACCCCAGGTCCACGTACCACATCAAGACCCGTCACCAGCGAAGGCGCATCATCACGCTCACTTTCGCCCCGAAAGAGTAGTCCAAAAGGCAGTCTTCGCAGTAAAGCATCATCCGAACGACCCGCCTCAATACCCGAAGCACCAGAAGAAGCACCCCCAAACCCCCCCACAGGAGTCATCCGTCCCAAAGTCTCCACCTCCGCCCTCCAAGCCGTCGTCGACTCCGCAAAATCCCAGGGTCGAAGAGAATCAGCCGACTACGGCGACTCAACCATAAACTCCCTCGAAGAACTCATCACTCCTTTACCCAACAGCCCCCCGCCAGAAGAAGACACTCTCCAAGGCCTCCCCTTACCTACCAGCACCCCCCGCAACGAAGCCGAGCGCCAACGACAACAAGAAGCACTCCACCTCCACCGCATGGCCGACCACCTCCGCGCTACACGCACTAGCCTCCGCGACGCCAGCCGCGGCATGAAGCGCGTCGAGGACCAAATCGTACACGTGGAAGAAGGCGAGAATGGAGAAAGAATCGCTGTGATTAGTGCTTCTTGCCCATGTACCTCCTCCTTTCACCACATGCAAGCATTTTCAATGTGGCAATGGTGGAAAAGTCTATTCTGGGAACAAGAATTGAAAACGTCACGGTATACGTCGCATAGCGGGTGGAGAGTCTGCGGCGGACTTACGGGGTTGAGTATTTTTCTTATTGCGCTGTTTATGTGGTGGGTTGGTGAGGAGATTGCTTG TGAAATATACTGTCACCCAACCTACGCATACTCGACCCCCTACCCCTTCAGTGTCCAACCAAACGCCCCCAAATACCCATACGTCATCCCCACGCTCGTCTACCGCTCTTGCATTCGCGATTGGTGGGTTCCCATCTCCTCTTTCTTCGGCTGGATCGCTACGACCATCTGGGGCTGTATTTTTGGGTTCCAGGATGCTGCACAGGGTGTGGGTGTTGCGTATGCTGGCGGCGGTGCTGCTGGGTATGCGGCGAGGAGCTCCGTCGGTGTGGGTGGTGGTGTGAGGGAGAATCGGTGGGTTAGTGAGGAGGCGGCGAGGTTGATGGAGGAGAAGGGATGGGAGGCGAGTATGTTTAACGATGAGGTGTTGGCGAGGGGGTGA
- a CDS encoding Cyt-b5 multi-domain protein: MPVYLAVRGRVFDVTAGRNFYGPGGPYANFAGRDASRGLACGSFDEDMLTKDLDGPLDTLEDLDAEKMEALRGVGGEV; the protein is encoded by the coding sequence ATGCCCGTGTACCTGGCCGTGCGAGGCCGCGTCTTCGACGTAACCGCCGGCCGCAATTTCTACGGCCCGGGGGGACCATATGCAAATTTTGCGGGGAGGGATGCGTCGCGTGGGCTGGCGTGTGGTAGTTTTGACGAGGATATGTTGACCAAGGATCTTGATGGGCCGTTGGATACGTTGGAGGATTTGGATGCGGAGAAGATGGAGGCGTTGAGGGGGGTGGGAGGAGAGGTTTGA